In the genome of Desulfuromonas sp. DDH964, one region contains:
- a CDS encoding glycine/sarcosine/betaine reductase selenoprotein B family protein → MSSLTRLKNRLLARLISWSPKLGRRFVAAYQPRETSGDIPWTRPAKPLRQAKLALVTTSGIHHRDQIPFDMRDQEGDPSYRVLDGDRLFNDFKITHDYYDHSDAHKDPNIILPLDRLRELEVDGTLGQLAKVHYAFMGHIDGRHIATLVEKTARDVAARLKADQVDLVLLTPA, encoded by the coding sequence ATGAGCTCACTCACACGCTTGAAGAATCGCCTTCTGGCGCGGCTGATTTCCTGGTCGCCGAAACTGGGGCGCCGGTTTGTCGCGGCCTATCAGCCGCGCGAAACGTCCGGGGATATCCCCTGGACGAGGCCGGCAAAACCATTGCGGCAAGCCAAACTGGCCCTGGTGACGACCTCCGGCATTCATCATCGCGACCAGATCCCCTTTGACATGCGTGACCAGGAGGGGGATCCGAGCTATCGCGTTCTGGACGGCGACCGGCTGTTTAACGATTTCAAGATCACCCACGATTATTACGACCACAGCGACGCGCACAAGGACCCCAATATCATCCTGCCCCTGGATCGATTGCGGGAACTGGAGGTCGATGGCACCCTCGGTCAGCTGGCCAAAGTCCATTACGCTTTCATGGGACACATCGATGGACGACACATAGCGACGCTGGTGGAGAAAACCGCCCGGGACGTTGCGGCACGACTGAAGGCGGATCAGGTCGACCTGGTGCTTTTGACACCGGCCTGA
- a CDS encoding proline reductase gives MGLIQREIEKAGLATVGISIVREYSEKVKPPRTVFLRWPFGHPVGEPGNSAQQKAVVLETLRALYQIREPGTIIDLPFRWRREDYKQYRPPASSEFESQVGRIPRSLLR, from the coding sequence GTGGGATTGATCCAGAGAGAGATTGAAAAGGCCGGCCTGGCCACGGTGGGAATCTCGATCGTGCGTGAGTACTCGGAGAAGGTAAAACCGCCGCGAACCGTCTTCCTGCGCTGGCCGTTCGGACATCCGGTCGGCGAGCCGGGCAACAGTGCACAGCAAAAAGCGGTGGTCCTGGAAACGCTAAGAGCCCTTTACCAGATTCGCGAGCCGGGGACCATCATTGACCTGCCGTTTCGCTGGCGGCGGGAAGACTATAAGCAGTATCGTCCGCCGGCAAGCAGTGAGTTTGAATCTCAGGTGGGTCGAATTCCCCGAAGCTTGCTTCGATGA
- a CDS encoding class I SAM-dependent DNA methyltransferase, translated as MSEERTNYVRAHASIDAFITAWKASGGAERANYQLFLTELCHQLDAPLPEPTRPDDSENAYVFERTVTLQHGDGNTSPNYIDLYKRGCFVLEAKQGSDKQEPAQFKETEKKYKTGTARRGTQGWDRAMQAAKNQAERYAKALPTGEGWPPFLLVVDVGHSIELYSEFSCTGKAYLPFPDPRSHRIHIGDLARPEVRELLRSIWTDPHSLDPAKRSAKVTREVADKLARLAKSLEAAGHSSEKVGNFLKRSLFTMFAEDIGLIPNNSYTELLTSLRGSTDKYVPMVESLWQTMKDGGFSPVLREKLLRFNGGLFEGSEALPLNEDQLEMLIQAGKADWKDVEPAIFGTLLERALNPTERHHLGAHYTPREYVERLVLPTVVEPLRVDWEAVLAAAVALDTQGKRDEAVAQLQAFHHHLCGVRVLDPACGSGNFLYVTFEHLKRLEGEVLDALEGFGETQELMGLAGTTVDPHQLLGIEVNPRAAAITDMVLWIGYLQWHYRTRGDVQPPEPVIKKFRNIECRDAVLSWERTEPVVDEDGTPVTRWDGVTTKTHPVTGEQVPDDTSRVPLLRYVNPRKAEWPDADFVVGNPPFLGKQNIRPALGDSYVETLRNVWLDVPDSVDFVMYWWHKAAELARLGKLRRFGFITTNSLTQKFNRKVVETHLIAVPSLSLAFAIPDHPWVDSADGAAVRIAMTVGRPAKDGDEGRLVTVAAERGSDGEGIAVDLITRQGVLHADLRVGANVASAQPLLANSQISGTGYILGGRGFVLTAEEADRLRHQGAETARLIFPLSNGDDIVGKARHFHVIDAHGLTEEQLRRETPGLWQRLYERVYPERQINRDPKLRANWWLFRRSNELIRSATAGLHRFVVTPETAKHRIFSIINAGSRPEHKLICIATDSAYHLGVLSSRAHVTWALAAGGRLGVGNDPVYSKTRCFEPFPFPVCSDTQQQRIRDLAEQLDSHRKRQQEQHPDLTLTGMYNVLEKLRSGAELTAKEKVIHEQGLVSVLRQLHDELDAAVADAYGWPADLTDEAILERLVALNKERTGEEEQGLVRWLRPEYQNPSGRMGESQGKLPGSEETAAPVAAKEKPVWPKTLPEQVAAVRAALTQRSVPTTALQLKEAFKHAREPKVQEILTALASIGQAREVGPGAYTA; from the coding sequence ATGTCCGAGGAACGCACCAACTACGTCCGGGCGCACGCCAGCATCGACGCCTTCATCACCGCCTGGAAAGCGTCCGGCGGTGCCGAGCGCGCCAACTACCAGCTCTTCCTCACCGAACTCTGTCACCAGCTCGACGCTCCCCTACCGGAACCGACCCGGCCCGACGACAGCGAAAACGCCTACGTCTTCGAACGCACCGTCACCCTCCAGCACGGCGACGGCAACACCTCCCCCAACTACATCGACCTCTACAAGCGCGGCTGCTTCGTCCTCGAAGCCAAACAGGGGAGCGACAAGCAGGAACCTGCGCAGTTCAAGGAGACGGAGAAGAAGTACAAGACCGGCACCGCCAGGCGCGGCACCCAAGGGTGGGACCGGGCGATGCAGGCGGCCAAGAACCAGGCCGAACGCTATGCCAAGGCCCTGCCGACAGGCGAGGGGTGGCCGCCGTTCCTGCTGGTGGTTGACGTTGGCCACAGCATCGAACTCTACAGCGAGTTTTCCTGCACCGGCAAAGCCTACCTCCCCTTCCCCGACCCCCGTTCCCACCGCATCCATATCGGCGATCTGGCCCGCCCCGAGGTGCGGGAGTTGCTGCGGAGTATCTGGACCGACCCGCACAGCCTCGACCCGGCGAAACGCTCCGCCAAGGTCACCCGCGAGGTGGCTGACAAGCTGGCCCGGCTGGCGAAGTCGCTGGAGGCGGCCGGGCACTCTTCGGAAAAGGTCGGCAACTTCCTCAAGCGCAGCCTGTTCACCATGTTCGCCGAGGACATCGGCCTGATCCCCAACAACAGTTACACCGAGCTGCTGACGAGCCTGCGCGGCAGTACCGACAAGTACGTGCCGATGGTCGAAAGCCTCTGGCAGACCATGAAGGACGGCGGTTTCTCCCCGGTACTGCGCGAGAAACTGCTGCGCTTCAACGGCGGCCTGTTCGAGGGGTCCGAGGCACTTCCCCTCAACGAGGACCAGCTGGAGATGCTGATCCAGGCCGGCAAGGCCGACTGGAAGGACGTCGAGCCGGCGATTTTCGGCACCCTGCTGGAGCGAGCCCTCAACCCGACCGAACGTCACCACCTCGGAGCCCACTACACCCCCCGCGAGTACGTCGAGCGGCTGGTGCTGCCGACCGTGGTCGAGCCGCTGCGCGTCGACTGGGAGGCGGTTCTCGCCGCCGCCGTCGCCCTCGACACCCAGGGCAAGCGCGACGAGGCCGTGGCCCAGCTTCAAGCCTTTCACCATCACCTCTGCGGCGTCCGTGTCCTCGATCCGGCCTGCGGCAGCGGCAATTTCCTCTATGTCACCTTCGAGCACCTCAAGCGCCTGGAGGGGGAAGTCCTCGACGCGCTGGAGGGGTTCGGTGAGACGCAGGAACTGATGGGCCTGGCGGGGACCACCGTCGACCCGCACCAACTTCTCGGCATCGAGGTCAACCCGAGGGCAGCGGCCATCACCGACATGGTACTCTGGATCGGCTACCTCCAGTGGCACTACCGCACCCGGGGGGACGTCCAACCTCCCGAGCCGGTCATCAAGAAGTTCCGCAACATCGAGTGCCGCGACGCCGTGCTCAGCTGGGAGCGCACCGAACCGGTAGTCGACGAGGATGGCACCCCCGTCACCCGCTGGGACGGCGTGACCACCAAGACCCACCCCGTCACCGGCGAACAGGTCCCCGACGACACCTCCCGGGTGCCGCTGCTGCGTTACGTCAACCCGCGCAAAGCCGAGTGGCCCGATGCCGACTTCGTAGTGGGGAATCCGCCGTTCCTAGGGAAGCAGAACATTCGCCCTGCTTTGGGTGACAGCTACGTTGAGACACTGCGCAATGTATGGCTTGACGTACCCGACTCGGTCGACTTCGTCATGTACTGGTGGCACAAAGCTGCAGAGTTGGCGCGACTTGGCAAGCTCCGACGCTTTGGCTTCATCACTACCAACAGCCTTACACAGAAATTCAACCGCAAGGTGGTAGAAACACACCTTATAGCCGTACCCTCGCTGTCCTTGGCCTTTGCCATCCCCGATCATCCATGGGTCGACTCCGCCGACGGAGCCGCCGTCAGGATTGCCATGACCGTCGGGAGACCTGCTAAGGATGGTGACGAAGGTCGGCTGGTCACAGTGGCCGCCGAAAGAGGGAGCGATGGGGAAGGAATTGCTGTTGACTTGATAACGCGGCAGGGTGTTTTGCACGCCGACCTTCGGGTTGGTGCCAACGTGGCAAGTGCTCAGCCGCTCCTGGCGAATAGCCAAATTTCCGGCACGGGTTACATTCTGGGGGGCCGGGGTTTTGTTTTGACGGCTGAAGAAGCGGATCGCCTCAGGCATCAAGGCGCCGAAACCGCTCGACTAATTTTCCCATTATCCAATGGGGATGACATCGTGGGGAAGGCGCGACATTTTCATGTCATCGATGCCCACGGCCTTACCGAGGAACAATTACGGCGTGAGACCCCAGGCCTTTGGCAGCGTCTTTATGAGAGGGTATATCCTGAGCGGCAAATCAACCGGGATCCGAAGTTGCGTGCTAATTGGTGGCTCTTCCGACGCAGCAACGAGCTGATTCGCTCCGCGACTGCGGGCCTGCATCGGTTTGTGGTCACCCCGGAAACCGCTAAACACAGGATATTTTCTATCATCAATGCGGGTAGCAGACCGGAACACAAGCTCATCTGTATCGCCACCGACAGCGCCTACCACCTTGGCGTACTATCAAGTCGCGCTCATGTCACCTGGGCTCTGGCAGCGGGTGGACGCCTTGGCGTTGGCAATGATCCTGTTTACAGCAAGACCCGCTGCTTCGAGCCTTTCCCGTTCCCCGTCTGCAGCGACACCCAGCAGCAACGCATCCGCGACCTGGCCGAACAACTCGACTCCCACCGCAAGCGCCAGCAGGAGCAGCACCCCGACCTGACCCTGACCGGCATGTACAACGTGCTGGAGAAGCTGCGGAGCGGAGCGGAATTGACCGCCAAGGAGAAGGTCATCCACGAGCAGGGGCTGGTATCGGTGCTGCGGCAGCTGCACGACGAACTCGACGCGGCCGTGGCCGATGCCTACGGCTGGCCGGCCGACCTCACCGACGAGGCGATCCTGGAACGGCTGGTGGCGCTCAACAAGGAGCGAACCGGGGAGGAGGAGCAGGGACTGGTGCGCTGGCTGCGCCCCGAGTACCAGAACCCCTCCGGGAGGATGGGAGAGTCGCAGGGGAAACTGCCCGGCAGCGAGGAGACCGCCGCACCCGTCGCCGCCAAGGAGAAGCCGGTCTGGCCCAAGACCCTCCCCGAGCAGGTCGCCGCCGTCCGTGCCGCCCTCACCCAGCGCAGCGTACCGACAACGGCCCTGCAACTCAAGGAGGCCTTCAAGCACGCCCGCGAGCCCAAGGTCCAGGAAATCCTCACCGCCCTCGCCTCCATCGGCCAGGCCCGTGAGGTGGGACCGGGGGCGTACACGGCCTGA
- the grxC gene encoding glutaredoxin 3, producing the protein MKTVEIYTKDYCPYCHRAKELLQKKGVNFVEYDVTHDAAREEEMRRRSGRATVPEIFVDGELIGGCDDLFALDAKGALDARLG; encoded by the coding sequence ATGAAAACCGTGGAAATCTATACCAAGGATTACTGTCCCTACTGCCACCGCGCCAAGGAATTGCTGCAGAAAAAAGGGGTGAACTTCGTCGAATATGATGTGACCCATGATGCCGCCAGGGAAGAGGAGATGCGTCGACGCTCGGGGCGCGCCACCGTGCCGGAGATCTTTGTCGATGGGGAACTGATCGGTGGCTGTGACGATCTTTTTGCGCTGGACGCCAAAGGGGCGCTGGACGCAAGGCTCGGATAA
- a CDS encoding bifunctional alpha/beta hydrolase/OsmC family protein: protein MKQQKVSFPNQDGLALAALLDLPEDEAPLAFAIFAHCFTCTKQSAAAGRISRALSQQRIAVLRFDFTGLGESAGDFASTTFSHNVADLVAAARYLEETFTAPQILIGHSLGGAAVLQAASRIATVRAVVTLAAPCHPDHLLKLLGDSRAAIERQGQATVDIGGRPFTLGKEFVDDLLAQEPLTAIGRLKVALLVMHSPQDKIVGIDHAAAIYRAARHPKSFISLDPADHLLSRAEDSRFAAAMIGVWVRRFLDSDENATTDPEISDNRVTARTGAEGFRTDVFVNGHALVADEPEAFGGTNQGPSPYDYLQVALGACTGMTVQMYAARKKWPLESVVVRLRHEKIHAQDCADCDDPAHRIDHLERELEIHGALNQEQRERLLEISEKCPVHRTLHGEVKISTRLREASSRSSARSSS from the coding sequence ATGAAACAGCAAAAGGTCAGCTTTCCCAACCAGGATGGGCTCGCTCTCGCCGCTCTCCTCGACCTGCCGGAGGATGAAGCGCCCCTTGCCTTCGCGATCTTCGCCCACTGCTTCACCTGTACCAAGCAGAGCGCCGCCGCCGGCCGCATCTCCCGCGCCCTGAGCCAGCAGCGGATCGCGGTGCTGCGCTTCGATTTTACCGGCCTCGGCGAAAGCGCCGGCGACTTTGCCAGCACCACCTTTTCCCACAATGTCGCCGACCTGGTCGCCGCCGCCCGCTACCTGGAGGAGACCTTTACCGCGCCGCAGATCCTGATCGGCCATTCCCTCGGCGGCGCCGCCGTGCTCCAGGCGGCGTCGCGCATCGCCACGGTGCGGGCGGTGGTGACGCTCGCCGCCCCCTGTCATCCCGACCATCTCCTCAAGCTGCTTGGCGATTCCCGTGCCGCCATCGAGCGCCAGGGTCAGGCCACCGTCGACATCGGCGGCCGCCCCTTCACCCTCGGCAAGGAGTTCGTCGATGACCTGCTGGCCCAGGAGCCGCTGACGGCGATCGGCCGGCTTAAAGTTGCGCTGCTGGTGATGCATTCCCCCCAGGACAAGATCGTCGGCATCGACCATGCCGCCGCCATCTACCGGGCCGCCAGACACCCGAAGAGCTTCATTTCCCTCGATCCGGCCGATCATCTCCTCTCCCGGGCGGAAGATTCCCGCTTTGCCGCCGCCATGATCGGGGTCTGGGTGCGGCGCTTCCTCGATTCCGACGAAAACGCCACCACCGATCCGGAGATCAGCGACAACCGGGTGACGGCGCGCACCGGCGCCGAGGGGTTTCGCACCGACGTCTTCGTCAACGGCCACGCCCTGGTCGCCGACGAGCCGGAAGCTTTTGGCGGGACCAACCAGGGCCCCTCCCCCTACGACTATCTACAGGTCGCCCTCGGTGCCTGCACCGGCATGACGGTGCAGATGTACGCCGCGCGCAAGAAGTGGCCGCTGGAATCGGTGGTGGTTCGTTTGCGGCACGAGAAAATTCATGCGCAGGATTGTGCTGACTGCGATGACCCGGCGCATCGTATCGACCACCTCGAGCGGGAGTTGGAGATTCATGGCGCGTTGAATCAGGAGCAGCGAGAGCGCCTGCTGGAGATCTCCGAGAAATGTCCTGTGCATCGTACCCTGCACGGCGAGGTGAAAATTTCGACGCGACTGCGCGAAGCCTCGTCCCGATCCTCGGCAAGGAGTTCGTCATGA
- a CDS encoding DUF547 domain-containing protein → MKTLCLASLIGLGLLLAGPAKAAPKPEFWPIWQGSAPQSTQQVDHGAWARFLARYLVPGQAGEPNLVRYGAVSAADRAALQGYLDSLAVVAVTGLNRAEQKAYWINLYNALTVMTILDHYPVASIRNIKSGWFSPGPWDLKLIKVDGSELSLNDIEHRILRPIWHDNRIHYAVNCASLGCPNLQPEPFTAANSEELLERGAREYVNSRRGAHFNGATLVLSSIYDWYQADFGGSETGVLSHLQHYADPALAARLNGFQGDAGYAYDWRLNAP, encoded by the coding sequence ATGAAAACCTTATGCCTCGCATCCCTGATCGGGCTCGGCCTGCTCCTCGCCGGGCCGGCCAAGGCGGCGCCAAAGCCCGAGTTCTGGCCGATCTGGCAGGGGAGCGCCCCGCAGAGTACCCAGCAGGTCGACCATGGGGCCTGGGCGCGTTTCCTGGCGCGCTACCTGGTACCCGGCCAGGCCGGGGAACCCAACCTGGTCCGCTACGGCGCCGTCAGCGCCGCCGACCGGGCTGCCCTGCAGGGCTACCTCGACAGCCTCGCTGTCGTTGCGGTCACCGGACTGAACCGCGCCGAGCAGAAAGCCTACTGGATCAACCTCTACAACGCCCTGACGGTGATGACCATCCTCGACCATTACCCGGTCGCCAGCATCCGCAACATTAAATCGGGCTGGTTCAGTCCCGGACCCTGGGATCTGAAGCTGATCAAGGTCGATGGCAGCGAGCTCTCGCTCAACGACATCGAGCACCGTATCCTGCGGCCGATCTGGCACGACAACCGCATCCATTATGCCGTCAACTGCGCCAGCCTCGGCTGCCCCAACCTGCAACCGGAACCCTTCACCGCGGCCAACAGCGAAGAGCTCCTCGAGCGGGGGGCACGGGAATATGTCAACAGTCGACGCGGAGCACATTTTAACGGCGCCACCCTGGTCCTTTCCAGCATCTACGACTGGTACCAGGCCGATTTCGGCGGCAGCGAAACCGGGGTACTGAGTCACCTGCAGCACTACGCCGACCCGGCTTTGGCTGCGAGGCTGAACGGCTTCCAGGGGGATGCCGGTTATGCTTATGATTGGCGTCTGAACGCCCCCTAG
- a CDS encoding FAD-dependent oxidoreductase, with product MSSRWEKGLIFLVIAVLVGLFFTFDLQRFLTLAELKARQEAFQNYYAVHRLLTLGFYFFIYVAVTALSLPGAAVMTLAGGALFGFWPALVVVSFASTIGATLAFLVSRFLLRDWVQARFGERLQAVNAGIEREGAFYLFSLRLVPLFPFFVINLLLGLTPMRTRTFYWVSQLGMLAGTAVYVNAGTQLGRIDSLSGILSPGLLLSFVLLGLFPLLAKKGLDLAKTRRALAAFPKPKRFDYNLVVIGAGSAGLVSAYIAAAVKAKVALIEKHRMGGDCLNTGCVPSKALIRSAKMLAYGRRAQEFGFERTSTDFDFGAVMERVQRVVAKVAPHDSVARYTELGVECIEGAARITSPYSVEVDGRILTTRSIIVATGATPFVPPIPGLDQVDYLTSDNLWQLRELPQRLVVLGGGPIGCEMTQAFARFGTRVTQVEMAPRLMGREDDDVAAFIRSRFEAEGVRVVTGHAAKAVEVRDDDKVLVCDHHGERVEIGFDAILVAVGRRAHTCGFGLEELGVTISPRGTIATDPFLRTNFPNILCAGDVAGPYQFTHTAAHQAWYAAVNALFSPFKTFRADYRVIPWSTFTDPEVARVGLNETEAREQKLGFEVTRYELSELDRAIVEGEEEGWIKVITPTGKDTILGATIVGPHAGDLLAEFTLAMKHGIGLNKILGTIHPYPTLAEANKAAAGAWKRAHVPERLLQWVERFHTWRRG from the coding sequence ATGTCCAGCCGCTGGGAAAAAGGGCTCATCTTCCTCGTCATTGCCGTGCTGGTCGGCCTCTTCTTCACCTTCGACCTGCAGCGTTTCCTGACCCTGGCCGAGCTGAAAGCGCGCCAGGAGGCGTTTCAGAACTACTATGCCGTCCATCGGTTGCTGACTCTCGGCTTCTATTTTTTCATCTACGTGGCGGTCACCGCCCTGTCGCTGCCGGGGGCGGCGGTGATGACCCTGGCCGGCGGTGCCCTGTTCGGCTTCTGGCCGGCGCTGGTCGTCGTCTCCTTCGCCAGCACCATCGGCGCCACCCTCGCCTTCCTGGTCAGCCGTTTTCTGCTGCGCGACTGGGTGCAGGCGCGCTTCGGCGAACGCCTCCAGGCGGTCAACGCCGGCATCGAGCGGGAGGGGGCTTTCTACCTCTTTTCGCTGCGGCTGGTCCCCCTCTTCCCCTTCTTCGTCATCAACCTGCTGCTGGGGCTGACCCCGATGCGCACGCGCACCTTTTACTGGGTGAGCCAGCTCGGCATGCTCGCCGGCACCGCGGTCTACGTCAACGCCGGCACCCAGCTCGGCCGCATCGACAGCCTTTCCGGCATCCTCTCCCCTGGGCTACTCCTTTCCTTCGTCCTGCTCGGTCTCTTCCCGCTGCTGGCGAAGAAGGGGCTCGACCTCGCCAAGACGCGCAGGGCCCTAGCCGCCTTCCCCAAACCGAAACGCTTCGACTACAACCTGGTGGTGATCGGTGCCGGCAGCGCCGGGCTGGTCTCCGCCTACATCGCCGCGGCGGTGAAGGCGAAGGTGGCGCTGATCGAGAAGCACAGGATGGGCGGCGACTGCCTCAACACCGGCTGCGTGCCGAGCAAGGCGCTGATCCGCTCGGCAAAGATGCTCGCCTACGGTCGCCGGGCGCAGGAGTTCGGCTTTGAGCGGACCAGCACCGACTTCGACTTCGGCGCAGTGATGGAGCGGGTGCAGCGGGTCGTTGCCAAGGTCGCGCCCCACGACTCGGTGGCGCGCTACACCGAGCTCGGTGTCGAGTGTATCGAGGGCGCGGCGCGCATCACCTCTCCCTACTCGGTCGAGGTGGATGGCCGCATCCTGACGACGCGCAGCATCATCGTCGCCACCGGCGCGACCCCCTTTGTGCCGCCGATCCCCGGGCTCGACCAGGTTGATTACCTGACTTCCGACAACCTCTGGCAGCTGCGGGAACTGCCGCAGCGGCTGGTGGTGCTCGGCGGCGGCCCGATCGGCTGCGAAATGACCCAGGCCTTTGCCCGCTTTGGCACCCGGGTGACCCAGGTCGAAATGGCGCCGCGGCTCATGGGCCGCGAGGATGACGACGTCGCCGCCTTCATCCGCAGCCGCTTTGAGGCGGAAGGGGTGCGGGTGGTTACCGGACACGCGGCCAAGGCAGTGGAAGTCCGCGACGACGACAAGGTCCTGGTCTGCGACCACCATGGCGAGCGGGTCGAGATCGGCTTCGACGCCATCCTCGTCGCCGTCGGTCGCCGCGCCCACACCTGCGGCTTCGGCCTTGAAGAGCTTGGCGTCACCATCAGCCCGCGCGGCACCATCGCCACCGACCCCTTCCTGCGCACCAACTTCCCCAACATCCTCTGCGCCGGGGATGTTGCCGGACCCTATCAATTCACCCATACCGCCGCACACCAGGCCTGGTACGCCGCGGTCAACGCGCTTTTCAGTCCCTTCAAGACCTTCCGCGCCGACTACCGGGTCATCCCCTGGAGCACCTTTACCGACCCGGAGGTCGCCCGCGTCGGCCTGAACGAGACCGAGGCCAGGGAACAGAAGCTCGGCTTCGAAGTGACCCGCTACGAGCTGAGCGAGCTCGACCGGGCGATTGTCGAGGGAGAGGAGGAGGGGTGGATCAAGGTCATCACTCCGACCGGCAAGGATACGATTCTCGGTGCCACCATTGTCGGCCCCCACGCCGGCGACCTCCTCGCCGAATTCACCCTCGCCATGAAGCACGGCATCGGCCTCAACAAGATTCTCGGCACCATCCACCCCTATCCGACCCTGGCCGAAGCGAACAAGGCCGCGGCCGGGGCATGGAAACGCGCCCATGTGCCGGAGCGGCTACTACAATGGGTGGAAAGGTTCCATACCTGGCGCCGCGGCTGA
- a CDS encoding epoxyqueuosine reductase, producing MLQQLIAEIERFVREHPANLQEDGVTPYFEAPLVGVAAAADSLFVQYKEIVGDFHLTPDGLLPGATAVLCWVLPVVETTRLGNRREQQYPSRAWARTRDRGEAFNVLLRRHLVELLTARGFRAVATQLSPLWQAVEVEGSGPSSNWSERHAAFAAGLGTFSLNDGLITAKGIAHRLGSIVTDAPLPSTPRPYSDFRGYCLRFVDGSCGACIARCPVGALSDSGHDKFLCRDYVYGTVPEAVAASYDIKATGCGLCQTKVPCEGRIPRGAG from the coding sequence ATGCTGCAACAGCTGATTGCCGAGATTGAACGTTTCGTCCGTGAGCACCCCGCCAACCTTCAGGAGGACGGGGTCACCCCCTATTTTGAGGCACCGCTGGTTGGCGTCGCAGCTGCCGCCGATTCGCTCTTCGTCCAGTACAAAGAGATAGTCGGCGATTTCCACCTCACCCCCGACGGGCTGCTGCCCGGCGCCACGGCGGTCCTCTGCTGGGTGCTGCCGGTGGTGGAAACAACCCGCCTCGGTAACCGTCGCGAGCAGCAGTATCCCTCCCGGGCCTGGGCCCGAACCCGCGACCGCGGCGAGGCGTTTAACGTCCTGTTGCGCCGTCACCTGGTCGAGTTGCTGACGGCGCGGGGATTCCGGGCCGTCGCCACCCAGCTCTCTCCGCTCTGGCAGGCAGTCGAGGTGGAAGGATCCGGTCCTTCCTCCAACTGGTCCGAACGCCACGCCGCCTTCGCCGCCGGCCTCGGCACCTTCAGCCTCAACGACGGCCTGATCACCGCCAAGGGGATCGCCCACCGTCTCGGCAGCATCGTCACCGACGCCCCGCTGCCGTCCACCCCGCGCCCTTATTCCGACTTTCGCGGCTACTGCCTGCGCTTTGTCGACGGCAGCTGCGGCGCCTGCATCGCCCGCTGCCCGGTCGGCGCCCTCTCCGATAGCGGCCATGACAAGTTCCTCTGCCGCGACTACGTTTACGGAACTGTTCCCGAGGCCGTTGCGGCCAGTTACGACATCAAAGCGACCGGCTGCGGCCTTTGCCAGACCAAAGTCCCCTGTGAGGGGCGAATTCCACGGGGGGCGGGGTAG
- a CDS encoding YIP1 family protein codes for MSIFMTRMLRAAKLDVPLYEEVEADRGAMPQALGVVVLSSLAAGIGSVANLGLAGILLGTLAALGSWYIWAWLTYFIGTRFLAEPQTEADLGQMLRTTGFSSSPGMIRVLGIIPGLGPIVFTLAAIWMLVAMVIAVRQALDYTSTLRAVGVCAIGWVVQTLILLLLFALLGGGGS; via the coding sequence ATGAGCATTTTCATGACGCGGATGCTGCGGGCGGCGAAGCTGGACGTTCCCCTCTATGAAGAGGTCGAAGCCGACCGGGGTGCAATGCCTCAGGCCCTGGGGGTGGTTGTCCTTTCCAGTCTGGCGGCCGGAATCGGAAGTGTCGCCAACCTGGGACTGGCCGGGATTCTGCTTGGCACCCTTGCCGCCTTGGGTAGCTGGTATATCTGGGCCTGGCTCACCTACTTCATCGGCACCCGGTTTCTCGCCGAGCCGCAAACCGAAGCCGATCTCGGTCAAATGCTGCGCACCACCGGATTTTCGAGTTCTCCCGGCATGATCCGGGTACTGGGGATCATCCCGGGACTGGGGCCGATCGTTTTTACCCTGGCAGCCATCTGGATGCTAGTTGCCATGGTTATCGCGGTCCGGCAGGCGCTCGATTACACCAGCACTCTGCGGGCTGTGGGCGTGTGCGCGATCGGCTGGGTCGTTCAGACCCTCATCCTGCTGCTCCTGTTCGCGTTGCTGGGTGGCGGGGGCAGCTGA
- the tsaA gene encoding tRNA (N6-threonylcarbamoyladenosine(37)-N6)-methyltransferase TrmO: MENQAATFSYRPIGILHSPYHRRIDAPHQGTVVAGTVDGAAANATLELADWLDDKVLQDLDGFDRLWLIYSFHRSEGWRSTIKPPRGGPKRGVLATRSPHRPNPIGLSAVELVRIEGRTLHLRGVDLLDGTPVLDIKPYVPYADAFPEARAGWVDELDARLGSQSAPGPRRPR; encoded by the coding sequence GTGGAAAACCAAGCCGCTACTTTCAGCTATCGTCCCATCGGCATCCTGCACTCCCCCTATCACCGCCGCATCGACGCCCCCCACCAGGGGACGGTGGTGGCCGGGACGGTGGACGGGGCGGCGGCGAACGCCACCCTGGAGCTGGCGGATTGGCTCGACGACAAGGTGCTGCAGGATCTGGATGGCTTCGACCGGCTCTGGCTCATCTATTCCTTTCACCGCAGCGAAGGGTGGCGCAGCACCATCAAGCCGCCGCGCGGCGGACCGAAGCGGGGCGTTCTCGCCACCCGCTCCCCGCACCGGCCCAACCCGATCGGCCTGTCGGCGGTGGAACTGGTGCGGATCGAAGGGCGGACGCTGCACCTGCGCGGCGTCGACCTGCTCGACGGCACCCCGGTCCTCGATATCAAACCCTACGTCCCTTACGCCGATGCCTTTCCCGAGGCCAGGGCCGGCTGGGTCGATGAGCTGGATGCAAGGCTGGGGAGTCAATCGGCGCCGGGACCGCGACGGCCACGGTAG